From Acidobacteriota bacterium, one genomic window encodes:
- a CDS encoding B12-binding domain-containing protein, whose protein sequence is MTNTVSTSASQLFSSEFGNLSALVLKRLELEWHYHQRTDLERADQQLLQYAIEFGRLLKVIYRYHLFPALREESAWYATVFGARGSGHDAFALVLDSWIIAIQGYLKPPECNELAQPIRSIRDQLGRWTAPRPALREAAPGAVKPVLVEKLIGGDVRGAREFLSETASDFASPDRLIVDVLLPAMAEVGKRWESNDLEIFQEHLATETIRSLLAGLTVTAPELRRKTGALALVSCAPGDEHELIPLALASYLALRAWTVKNLGVGLPAGQIARAVAAFAPNVLFLTFTMLSRLEDVLDVMEQVRQAPEPCRVILGGRGAVAARAVLESRGARVARDFDEGFRLACEASTDA, encoded by the coding sequence ATGACGAACACCGTTTCCACTTCCGCCTCGCAGCTCTTCTCGTCGGAGTTCGGAAACCTGTCCGCCCTGGTTCTCAAGCGACTGGAACTGGAGTGGCACTACCACCAGCGGACGGACCTGGAGCGGGCCGATCAACAGCTGCTGCAATACGCCATCGAGTTCGGGCGGCTTTTGAAGGTCATCTACCGGTACCACCTGTTCCCCGCACTTCGCGAGGAGAGCGCGTGGTACGCGACGGTGTTCGGCGCGCGCGGATCCGGCCATGATGCGTTCGCCCTGGTCCTGGACAGTTGGATCATCGCCATCCAGGGATACCTCAAACCGCCCGAATGCAATGAACTCGCTCAACCGATCCGGTCCATCCGGGATCAGCTGGGCCGATGGACCGCGCCAAGGCCAGCCTTGCGCGAAGCCGCTCCCGGGGCGGTCAAGCCGGTGCTGGTGGAAAAACTCATCGGGGGCGACGTTCGGGGCGCACGGGAATTCCTTTCGGAAACCGCCTCGGATTTCGCCTCGCCGGACCGCCTGATCGTCGACGTGCTGCTCCCGGCGATGGCCGAGGTCGGGAAGCGCTGGGAATCCAACGATCTGGAGATTTTTCAGGAGCACCTCGCCACCGAGACGATCCGAAGCCTTCTGGCCGGGCTGACCGTGACGGCGCCGGAACTCCGGCGGAAGACGGGGGCCCTCGCGCTGGTCTCCTGCGCCCCGGGGGATGAACACGAACTGATCCCGCTGGCGCTGGCCTCGTACCTGGCCCTGCGGGCCTGGACCGTGAAGAACCTGGGCGTGGGCTTGCCTGCCGGGCAGATCGCGCGGGCGGTCGCGGCCTTTGCGCCGAACGTGCTTTTCCTGACTTTCACCATGCTCTCCAGGCTCGAGGACGTGCTGGATGTGATGGAGCAGGTTCGCCAGGCGCCTGAACCGTGCCGGGTCATCCTGGGCGGCCGCGGCGCCGTCGCGGCAAGGGCCGTCCTCGAAAGCCGGGGAGCCCGGGTGGCCCGCGATTTCGACGAGGGGTTTCGACTGGCTTGCGAGGCTTCCACCGATGCGTAG
- a CDS encoding pyridoxamine 5'-phosphate oxidase family protein, with product MPEFDILEPADTAPDAADVPARIRRLVEAQPYGVLCTQGQSQPYGSLVAVAATPDLAAFVFSTPVATRKYRLLSECAHVALVLDSRSGAPGEFMQVEAVTVTGRAHRVGPGPDFGPWADLLVARHPQLAVFARAESSALFRIDVIRYFHVCRFQEVHQWVPRPLPRSG from the coding sequence ATGCCGGAGTTTGACATCCTCGAACCGGCCGACACCGCCCCGGATGCCGCCGATGTCCCCGCGCGGATCCGGCGGCTGGTGGAGGCGCAACCCTACGGCGTGCTGTGCACCCAGGGCCAATCGCAACCGTACGGGTCGCTGGTGGCGGTGGCGGCCACCCCCGACCTGGCGGCGTTCGTCTTCTCGACACCGGTCGCCACGCGGAAATACCGGCTGTTGTCGGAGTGCGCCCACGTCGCCCTGGTGCTCGACAGCCGTTCGGGCGCGCCCGGCGAGTTCATGCAGGTCGAGGCGGTCACCGTCACCGGGCGGGCGCACCGGGTCGGCCCGGGACCGGACTTCGGGCCCTGGGCGGACCTGCTCGTCGCCCGCCACCCCCAGCTGGCCGTCTTCGCGCGGGCGGAATCGTCCGCCCTGTTCCGGATCGACGTCATCCGCTACTTTCACGTCTGCCGGTTCCAGGAAGTTCACCAGTGGGTCCCCCGGCCCTTGCCCCGATCCGGCTGA
- a CDS encoding FtsX-like permease family protein encodes MRSLTAFRMVVHDRASTAGALLGVVAIVFLVGQQLSILFGLLNYMSVLVDHSGADAWIMSANLRNADAGNLVSGRYLDRAIGLAEVEWAEPVLIGSGLFKTTDGSFESVRVVGVRRPRLAGGPWAFEKEDERALLDLESVTVDRLDLAKLGNPLPGQVTEIGDRRVRVAAISEGARGFQGTLVFASLDKVKDIARTPPGRYSAILIRFKPGADKEAALGKLRAVMPESTVFGTDELSRLTRRYYFTNTGIGGSFGFSTLIAVLIGVVIISLTLYTSVLSRARDFAVLRAIGGRRRDIAIVVFSEVLIISGIGLFVGFLLLATLINATQGSAIPSFLPAQVPPILAGVTLAVSLLGSLVALRVALRAEPASVFH; translated from the coding sequence ATGCGTAGCCTGACCGCTTTCCGGATGGTGGTGCACGATCGCGCCTCGACCGCGGGCGCGCTCCTCGGCGTGGTGGCGATTGTCTTCCTGGTGGGCCAGCAGCTCTCCATTCTTTTCGGTTTGTTGAACTACATGTCCGTACTGGTGGATCACAGCGGTGCGGACGCCTGGATCATGAGCGCCAATCTCCGCAACGCGGATGCGGGCAACCTCGTCTCCGGGCGCTACCTGGATCGCGCCATCGGGCTGGCCGAGGTGGAGTGGGCGGAACCGGTCCTCATCGGCAGCGGGTTGTTCAAGACCACCGACGGTTCCTTCGAATCCGTCCGGGTCGTCGGGGTCCGGCGCCCGCGCCTCGCCGGGGGACCGTGGGCTTTCGAGAAGGAAGACGAGCGCGCCCTGCTCGATCTCGAATCCGTGACCGTGGACCGGCTGGACCTGGCCAAGCTCGGAAACCCCCTGCCGGGCCAGGTGACCGAAATCGGAGACCGGCGGGTCCGGGTGGCCGCCATCAGCGAAGGCGCACGGGGCTTTCAGGGGACGCTCGTCTTCGCTTCCCTGGACAAGGTCAAGGACATCGCCCGGACTCCCCCGGGCCGCTACTCGGCCATTCTGATCCGTTTCAAGCCCGGCGCGGACAAGGAGGCCGCACTCGGCAAACTCCGCGCCGTGATGCCCGAAAGCACCGTGTTCGGGACGGACGAACTCTCCCGCTTGACGCGGCGCTACTATTTCACCAACACCGGCATTGGGGGCAGCTTCGGTTTTTCCACCCTCATCGCCGTCCTGATCGGGGTCGTCATCATTTCCCTGACCCTGTACACGAGTGTTCTGAGCCGCGCACGGGACTTCGCCGTCCTGCGGGCCATCGGGGGCCGGCGTCGGGACATCGCGATCGTGGTGTTCAGCGAAGTGTTGATCATTTCAGGGATCGGCTTGTTCGTCGGTTTTCTCCTGCTGGCGACCTTGATCAACGCCACGCAGGGCTCCGCAATCCCCAGTTTCCTGCCGGCGCAGGTCCCGCCGATCCTGGCGGGGGTGACCTTGGCGGTGAGCCTGCTGGGTTCTCTCGTCGCGTTGCGGGTTGCGCTCCGGGCAGAGCCGGCATCGGTGTTCCATTGA